Below is a genomic region from Prolixibacteraceae bacterium.
TGTGTCTCCATTATGGCAAGAGGAACCTCTCCCCGACATCATTGCCCTTTGGGAACAGATAAGTTAAGCCCTACCGCGCCGAGGCTACTGCAGAGATGTGGGAGAGTAGGTCGCCGCCGTTTTACAGAGAACCGATTCTTATTAAAGAGTCAGTTTTTTTGCGTCTATACTTTTTGTGAATAATGCTATAGATGAACTATGGAAATTATTGTGTCTCCATTATGGCAAGAGGAACCTCTCCCCGACATCATTGCCCTTTGGGAACAGAAAAGTTAAGGACTACTGTGCTGAGGCTACTGCAGAGGTGTGGGAGAGTAGGTCGCCGCCGTTTTACAGAGAACCGATTTTTATTAAAGAGTCGGTTTTTTTGCGTCTATACTTTTTGTGAATAATGCTATAGATGAACTATGGAAATTATTGTGTCTCCATTATGGCAAGAGGAACCTCTCCCCGACATCATTGCCCTTTGGGAACAGAAAAGTTAAGGACTACTGTGCTGAGGCTACTGTAGAGATGGGCGAGAGTAGGTCGCCGTCGTTTTACAGAGAACCGATTCTTATTAAAGAGTTAGTTTTTTTGCGTCTATACTTTTTGTGAATAATGCTATAGATGAACTATGGAAATTATTGTGTCTCCATTATGGCAAGAGGAACCTCTCCCCGACATCATTGCCCTTTGGGAACAGAAAAGTTAAGGACTACTGTGCTGAGGCTACTGCAGAGATGGGCGAGAGTAGGTCGCCGCCGTTTTACAGAGAACCGATTCTTATTAAAGAGTCGGTTTTTTTGCGTCTATACTTTTTGTGAATAATGCTATAGATGAACTATGGAAATTATTGTGTCTCCATTATGGCAAGAGGAACCTCTCCCCGACATCATTGCCCTTTGGGAACAGAAAAGTTAAGGACTACTGTGCTGAGGCTACTGCAGATATGGGCGAGAGTAGGTCGCCGCCGTTTTACAGAGAACCGATTCTTATTAAAGAGTCGGTTTTTTTGATTGATAATCTGGATATTGGTTGTTTGGAATTTAAAGACTATTGATGCTGTGTGAATTCGGTTTTGATGTTGAGTGAGTTGGGTTTTGGGTGTTGAGTGATTGTTTATAGTGAGGGATGTAGGGATGATTTATTTAGGAGGAGAGAAAATGAAATATGCACGTTAACAATGAGTTGATTGTTACATAGGTGTTATGGATTGTGCGTATTTGTTCGCGGAGATGAAGGTGGACTGATAGCTTTGGTATAAAAACTTTGTGTGTATGTTTCGTATTGATAAAGCTGTAACTGTAGGATTGTCGTTAATCTCTTTGGTGTCGTGTCGAGGAGAGGTGAAAAAGAAGAGTGAGGTGGAGAAGCCGAATATTCTGTATATTATGTGTGATGACCACACTGCAAATGCAATTAGTGCTTATAAGGGGCGGTATGCGGATGTTTTTCAGACTCCCAATATTGATCGTATTGCGAAAGATGGGGTGTTGTTTACGAATTGTAATGTGACCAACTCTATCTGTACTCCGAGTAGGGCTACTATCATGACAGGTAAATATGGTCATAAGACAGGAGTGTATACGTTATGGGATGATTTAGATGTGAAGGAGAAGACTTTCCCTGTGTTGTTGCAGAAAGCGGGGTATGAAACTGCTATTATTGGAAAGTGGCATCTACACACCCAACCTCAAGGTTTTGATTATTATAGTGTTCTTCCAGGTCAGGGTAAGTATTTTGATCCAAATTTTCAGGATTCGAATCACGAATGGGAGCCAGGTAAGAAGGTTAAAGGTGTAAAATATAAGGGGTATGCTACGGATGTGATTACGGATCAGTGTTTGTCATGGTTAAAGCAAAGGGATAGTGATAAGCCTTTCTTTTTGATGTGTCATCATAAGGCACCCCATGGTTTGTGGGAGTATCATCCTAAGTATGAGCATTTGTTGGATGGAGTTGATATTCCAGAGCCGTCATCATTGTTTGATCCAAAGGATTCGAGGTCGAAAGGATCGAGAGCTTATGGTCGCAATATGGATGAACTTTCGGGTCGTATGAACAAAGGGATGCGTAAGAAAGAGTATCCAACAGGGCGATTGAATACGGAAGGGATGAATTATGAACAACGTGTCAAGTCGGCTTATCAGAAGTATTTGAAGGATTATCTTCGAACGGTGGCATCTATTGATGAGAATGTGGGTCGTTTGTTAGATTATTTAGAGACGAGCGGATTGGCAAAGAGCACGGTGGTGGTATATACTTCGGATCAAGGAATGTTTTTAGGAGAGCATAACTATTACGATAAGCGTTGGATGTATGATGAGTCGTTAAGGATGCCTTTGATTGTTAAGTATCCACAGAAGGGACAGAAGGATGTAAGAAATGGGGATATGATTACCAATTTAGATTTTCCTGAAACCATCTTGGATATTGCTGGGATTGCTATACCAAGCGATATGCAAGGGCGAAGTTTTAAGGAGAACCTAAAAGGGAATACGCCGAAAGATTGGAGACATTCGATGTATTACCACTATTGGATGCAGATAAAGGGTTCGAATGTGCCAGCTCATTATGGTATTAAGACGGATCGATATAAGTTGATCTATTTTTATGGTCGTGGATTGGGATTGGATGGCTGTACTAAGGGTTGGGATACACCTGAAGGATGGGAGTTGTATGATCTAAAGAACGATCCGATGGAGATGCACAATATTTATGATGATGCCAAGAGTGCTTCGCTGGTAAAGCAGCTGAAGTCAGAGCTTTTGACATTGAAAGAGAGATATGGTGATGATGATAAAAATTATCCTGAATTGTATTTACTAAGTAAAGATGAGTTCTAGATTATTTTCTTTTCGAGTTATTCTACTTAGGCTTCTATATCATTATAGAGGCCTTTTTTTTTGTTTATTGTTGGGGGTGTAATCTTTGGTGATATTAGAACTTTTAGGCTTGTACGATGTTTTAATACCAATTAAACCATGAGATGAACACTGTTGTTGCGTTCTTGACTAAACAAGATATGATTGTACTGGTTTAGCATTTATTTGATCATTTGATTGGTATAAAAAGATTGGTATTGTTATTGATGTACAGATATCGAATTATATTTGTTCGGGCCGCTCAGAGGCGGGATGTTTAAAGTAATAAATGAAGGTGTATGAAGCTCAAGTTATATATAGTATTCATGTTGGTTTTGCCCATGATAATTAGTTCTTGTGATAGTAGTAGTGATGATCGCTATAGTTCAAGAGATAGTGTGGATCGGTTGGGGGTCGATATTGGGGTAAATGAACAACGTATGGTTGCTTACAGCAATAAGATGGATTCGTATTATCAGACGACAACGCATGGTGTAGAGAGTGAGTTGTATGGTTGGTTTGATGGATGGAATATTGGACAGCGACGTATTTTAAAGGGCTATCAGCTTTATGTCGATGGAATACTATTTGACCGAGCAGGTGCGAAAGTTAAGGTTTATCCTCACTATTTGGAGCGGAGAGGTGATCAAGGGGCTGAGGAACTATATTTGTTTGATGACCAGCAGTTCATAGAAGTTGATTTGTGTGATGTTGTTGGAGATTATGTTCGGATGAGTTTGGTTCATGGTGATGGACTGTTGGAGTTTATTGATGTGGATGAACGTGGGGTGATATTTCGATCTAAAGAGAGTGGCGGATATGTCTATTTAACTTCGGATGCAGAAGATATCTCGTTGAAGGATGGTTCTATTGATGTAAAAGTAGGTTCAGGTAGGTGCGTTCATTTCTATCTGATATATAGTAAGGATCGCTCGTTGTTAATGGATCAGGCGGCAGTTGCAGCATCGATGTCTCATAAGCTAAAGAGGGAACGGGCTGATCGAATGAATAGACTTATTCAGGAGTCTACCTATACCCAAACGAATGATACGTTGGTGAATCGTGCTTTGAAATGGTTTACGTTGACAATGGATGGGTTGGTGACACACCAAAGAGGATATGGTATTTATGCAGGAGTTCCGTGGTTTAATGAGTATTGGGGACGAGACACGTTTATATCTCTTCCTGGCGGTACGCTCGTTTTAGGCGATACATCTACTGCGAAACAGATTTTAGACTCTTTTGCCTCGGTTCAAGATACGGTGGAGGATTCGAAATATTATGGGCGTATCCCTAATATTGTGAAGATGTCTTCTTTGAATTATCATACAACGGATGGGACTCCACGATTTATTTCTCAGATGATGGCTTATGTGCAGTATTCGGGTGATACGGCTTCTATTGCCACTTTTTATCCTACGGTTAGAAGAAGTATTGAAGGTGCGATGAAGCGATGGACTAACGATAGAGGCTATTTGATTCATGCTGATAATGAGACATGGATGGATGCACGACGGGCTTCGGATCTAAAGTCCTATTCGCCAAGAGATGAGGCAGCCAATGATATTCAGTCGTTATGGATGGATCAGTTACTTACGGGGATTAAATTTGCGACCTATTTAGATCGAACGGAGGATGCTCGCAAGTGGCAGGCGATGTATGATAAGGTGAAGACACATTTTATTCGCGACTATTGGAGTGATAAGAGAGGGTATTTGGCCGATCGTATTGATCCTCGTGGGGTCGCAGACTATCAGTTGAGACCGAATCAGCTTTTTGCATTGAAGCATGTGGATGATATTAAGAAGAAGAAAAAGGTTGTTCGATTGGTATGGGAACGATTGGTTTATCCTTGGGGAGTCTCATCGCTTGATCATGATGATCCGGATTTCCACCCTTTTCATTTGGCATGGTCACACTATCATAAAGATGAGGCATACCATAATGGGACTGTATGGCAGTGGCTTAATGGTGTTGCGATGCAAGAGATGATTGAGATAGGGGGTAAGGATATTGCCTATAAGCTTTTTCATAATATGTGTAGGCAAGGTATGGAACGTACTGGTGTTGGCATGGTCAATGAGAATAGTGATTGTTATCCACATAAAGGAGGGGACTATCCTCGACTTACAGGAACCTATTGGCAGGCTTGGTCGGAGGCGGAGCAGATAAGGGTATGGTATCAATATTTCATGGGGGTGAGGCCGAGTGATAATGCATTAGATGCCATCACATTTGCTCCTCGTATACCTACAGCATTAACGGATGTGGATGTGGAGGTGCCGATAATGGGTGGTCATATCCGATATTCGTTCTTACGAGGTACAGGTTTGATGGATAAGTATCTTATTCACTCTGATGGTGTTGTGACGAAACTGATACTTGATTTTCCATCTTTCTCGAAGCGGGTTATTGAGGTCGCTGATGGTGATGTTATCGAGGTGGGTATTGGAGAAGATCTTTATTATGAATTAAGGAATGTTGTAGGTGAGGTGATAAAGAGAGAGACGTTGGACATGGATGAGCATCGACGACGTAAATATTTGGAGGGATATCACGAAGTGCAGAATGTGTTGTTTGCACAACCTAACTGGAACATAATATATCCTGTTCTTGAGAAAGCTTATCAGGGAGGTCAAGGGTTTTGAATTAGATACTATATCTCTCATTTCAAATTAGAATTGGCATAAAATTATGGCATTGTTTTTGACTGTTGTATAGGATATTCTTCTGTTTTTAAGAAGAATTATAACACTATGTTTAATAGTACTTGCTATAAAAAGCCTAATTATTGAATAATAGTGGCTATAATTCAATAAAAAATACCCGTAGGTTGATTATTGGAAATTAGGTGTATTTAATTGTATTATAGTTTGTTAAGTGGTGTGGTGTGTTGGAGGGTATGAATTGTCACATACGATTAGGGCTTAAAAT
It encodes:
- a CDS encoding sulfatase, whose product is MFRIDKAVTVGLSLISLVSCRGEVKKKSEVEKPNILYIMCDDHTANAISAYKGRYADVFQTPNIDRIAKDGVLFTNCNVTNSICTPSRATIMTGKYGHKTGVYTLWDDLDVKEKTFPVLLQKAGYETAIIGKWHLHTQPQGFDYYSVLPGQGKYFDPNFQDSNHEWEPGKKVKGVKYKGYATDVITDQCLSWLKQRDSDKPFFLMCHHKAPHGLWEYHPKYEHLLDGVDIPEPSSLFDPKDSRSKGSRAYGRNMDELSGRMNKGMRKKEYPTGRLNTEGMNYEQRVKSAYQKYLKDYLRTVASIDENVGRLLDYLETSGLAKSTVVVYTSDQGMFLGEHNYYDKRWMYDESLRMPLIVKYPQKGQKDVRNGDMITNLDFPETILDIAGIAIPSDMQGRSFKENLKGNTPKDWRHSMYYHYWMQIKGSNVPAHYGIKTDRYKLIYFYGRGLGLDGCTKGWDTPEGWELYDLKNDPMEMHNIYDDAKSASLVKQLKSELLTLKERYGDDDKNYPELYLLSKDEF